In the genome of Chroicocephalus ridibundus unplaced genomic scaffold, bChrRid1.1 SCAFFOLD_94, whole genome shotgun sequence, the window gacagccgggcccaatgagtgatggtgaatggagttcaatccagttggtggccggtcacgagtggtgttccccagggctcagtactggggccaattctctttaaaatctttatcaatgatctggacaatgggatcgagtgcaccccaagtaagttcacagatgacaccaagttgggggTGTGTGTCGACCTGCTCGAGGGTAGGAGGGcgttgcagagggacctggacaggctggatcgatggtgTGAGGCCAagggcatgaggttcaacaaggccaagtgccaggtcctgcacttgggtcacaacaaccccatgcatcgctacaggcttggggaggagtgactggagagctgcctggcaggaaaggacctgggggttttttggttgacaGGCATCTGAATatgacccagcagtgtgcccaggtggccaacagcatcctggcctctatcaggaacagtgtggtgaatTGGACCATGGAAGTAATCGTCCCTagtcactagttcaggttgctccaagctcctgaccttggacacgtccaggcatggggcatccgcaactgcaagccattgccccttgttctgctattacaggccttggtaaaaagtctcactccatctttcttggcctatgaccactgtgatTTCACCTGCAAACAccgtggagagagcccagagatctcccaagacagggtttggaggcctcaagcacttgaccagtatctagaggctgagagccctgggctcagtggtgtgAAGACTGAGGACGGTAtgggaggagcctgagcgtgctggaagggtgctttcagagctggtggagcttttcttcctagtggaaaacagcatgaaacagtggaaaacagaaagaaatattgccACAACGGGCAAGTGGGGAGGTGCAggctggccacgaggagaaagaaacatcactccaagggcagtgctgtggtgcaacgcgccacccagaaggactctggatcagcccaaggctttgtgtttcaaggaagagtcagggaggatggagagatctcagcaaaggaaggtggcagcaagatggggcagccagGTGGAAgactacagcctgcagggaaagaggcagaggtgatgggacactgtaggacagcctgtggtgtagaagacacagggatgtggcaaagctgaaaggcccctaacagagccaacctcttcatgtcttgggctatggctgttgtctctgccactgatgcctctgagacaaccagtccttccagcactgcggtcttgttgcctccttgtccacactcaggagcctgggaggtgtcgtaccctagtcctgcccttggcactgcacatctccacatcccactgtcccaggaagagccctgaggaaggagtgagggacaggatctcccttcctggggactgggggtcaggccttggccctttgggcgatggagtcagggcttggccctttgcactaatgaaacacatccaggtttacccagcatcagggtcaccttcaacttgcttttcccgacctgccatcgctgcctccagttttctgctgtaaccagacccggggggcaattcctcagtggtgtccctcagtgggacccatcaacaacacaagaaaatttggagtttgaacccaactttgactccttgagaggttcctccaacttcctcgcagcgtctgacgttcacggactcggcctcgaacccaccgGAGGGGATCTCTCCAGTTGCTGCCCCcccagagaatcacagaagatgccgagttggaagggacccacaaggcTCAAGTCCAACTCCCAGCTCCTCACGGAAGCACCTACAACTGAACCATATGACAAAGACCgatgtccagatgctccttgacctCTGGCAGGCTGGGTGCCGGGACCActcccctggggagccagcgactgaccaccctctcagtgaagaacctttgtCTCACATCCAGGCGGAATTTCCCCCGATGCAGCTTCGTTCCATTTCTTCGTGTCctgctgctggtcaccagagagagcagatcagcacctccccctccgctCGTGTCCACACGCATGTCCATTCacctccccacctgtctacacgtgtccacacacccccacaggcttCCATGCGTCTCTGCACACGTGTCCACACACCTCCACATGCCTCCACTCCCAACCACACGCCTCCACACGTGTCCACTTGCATGTCCGCACACCCCCACAGGCTTCCACGCGTGTCTGCACGTGTCCACACGCCTCCACATGTGTCCACATGTGTGTCCACATGCCACCACTCCTGtctccacacgtgtccacacacccACATGGGCTTCCACACATGTCCACATGTGTCCACACACCTCCACACGTGTCCACTCGTGTCCACACACCTCCACACGTGTCCACTCTTGACCACAGgcctccacacgtgtccacacgcgtgtccacacacccccacaggcttCCACTCCGTTCTCCACACGTGCCCACACGCATCTACATGTGCCCACACACCTCCAGATGCCTCCACACCCCACTGTGCGTGGCcacacacatgttcacacacCTCCACATGCCTCAGACCGACCCCCCCACACCATCTTGGtgccccccccacatcccctcctgtcccccgtggggcggccccctccccgacccacccgtgtccccactgGGGGGGatctccgtgtgtcccccccacctcctgtccccacccacTAGGGTGtatccctgcctcccccccacgGGTATCtcagtgtcccccgtgtccccagtggggGTCCCCGTATTTGTCcccccctctccgtgtccccccacAAAAGGgtctcccactgtccccccccCACGGGTATCTcagtgccccccgtgtccccagtggggGTCCCCGTGTTTGTCCcaccctctgcctgtcccccccaaaagggtctccccctgcctcccccgccCCGAGTATCTCGGTGCCCACCGTgttccccgcggggggggggatgtccctgtgccccccccgagcccccttgtgtccctgcaggctgaagggggcttttgggggggccctggggctgctgggggtcgaGTTCGTCGGGTTCTTCTCAGGGGTCTCCATGTTCCGGCCCGGGCAGAGCCTCTTCTGTATCTTGGGGGGGCCCCAaaacccggggggggacaccctaaaAATGGGGGGGCCCtaaaactgggggggaggggcctaaaactggaggggggggaggggccttaaatggggcaggggggagatgccctgaaatggggggggggacccaATAAAGCGGGGGAGGCCCTGAAACGGGGGGGGACCCCGaaatgggacacacacacacacaaaacatgggGGGTGACCCTGAAACACGGGGGGGGCCTAAAATATGGGGGGGGACGAAACATAAGGGGGGACAGGGCCCAACATAGGAGGGGGGCCAAAAacggggggggaaccccaaaaggTGTGTGCGGGGGTCCGAAATGAGGGGGGGATCCCTGAAATGGGGGGCGAGACATCCCAAAACCGGGGGGCTGCCATCAGGGAGgttccttcccccctccaaaaGTCACGggggggccctgccaggcccggGGGGAGGCGGGTTTCACCCAATTCCGCCCTGtggggggggtgcccgggggagaGGGTCCGCCCCGCCCCCATTTTTGGGGTGATTTTCCCTGacgtggggcagcgctgggggcccACGTGGCGGCTGCcctgggcctggccctggccctgctggaggACTGGGACGGCGGCTCCTTCTGGCTCCTCTTCGGCCTCTGCAGGTGGGTCGCGGGGGGAGGGGGTCTTtgttggggtgtccccccccgcttACACCTGACTGacaccccccattcccccccccgccccgcagtgTCCCTCCCGCTGTCACCGAGGCGCTGCTGCTGGTCTCCATTCCGGGGTGCAGGAGAAGAGCCCTCtgagccccggggtggggacTGTCGGTGTCcgtacccccccacccccccccgaacccccccgaGGGTCCCCAATATGCGCTGatcaccccccttccccccccccccccccaacttccacCGCCGTGTTGAGAAATTAAAGGGTTTAGCGCGGGAAAGCGCCGGCGCGCCACGGCTTTGGCGCAGAAAGACGGGGCGGTGGCCCCGCTCCTCATGCAAATGAGAGccgcggggcaggctgggagcgcgcgggagagaggaaggaggggttttttggggatcgggagggggatgagggaaggagatggggggAGACGGCGGGGGGCATCAGGGGAGTGcgaggggggcggagggaggggggtaGGGCGGGTCGCCGTTGGGTAGGGGGTGGTGGCGGAtgcccgcccccgcgggggagGAGGAGATAGCGTTAGTGTGGTACAGTGGGATTTCTGTTTTGTGGTGAGTATGTGATTGGTGCTGCACGACGGGGTGTGATTACACGTCCATGAAAGGAGTGGGGCTGGGCCAAGCGCGGTAACAAGTCGCCCCCGCGGAGTGTGTGGCTGTCGGTGCGGTGGGGGTCGGGTGTGCGTGGGTGCCGGGAATGGCTGCCTGTGCGTGTAATGGGGCCGTGCGACCGGGGCGTGCACCCTCGGAGGTGTGCAAGAGCCGTGTGTGtgagggggctgcgggcacgaGGGACACTCCTTGTGCCCCATACATCCCCCACCCCATGGACATCTGCACTGCCCCATAGGTCCCCCCTTGCCCCATACGCCCCCCCTTGTGCCCTCCACTCTccgcactgggaccccactcgccTGGTCTCTGGTTTCTCCCGTTTCTCCCAGTTTCCCagttggcagctcccagccctgcaacgCTGGGAGTCCCCCGCttcgcgtcccccccccccccccggggaccctccgGTGCCCCCTGGGAATGATCCCCCCACAGCCAACCCCCCTGAAGACGGGAAATCTTGGAATCctggaatcatttgggttggaaaagatgtTGAAGATCCTCAAAGGAGGATATTTGTGACCGTTCCTCAATAGctacggggcggggggcaggaggacggggcccagtgacaggacaaggggcaacggggaCAAACCGGGACACggcaaacaaggaaaatttcGCTTGGAGGGAGATGGAGCTTGGGGACACGGTGCCTGGAGAGTGTCCTTCTCCAGAGATATCCCAACCCTGCCTGGAGCGGTCCTGGCCCACCTGCcccgggtgaccctgctgtggtggGGGCTGGATGATGGTCGctgaaggagatggaggagagggaattgggggggtgagggcatgggaaagggcccatgggaaggagggggacgtggggttttggggacctgGGTTTTggggatgtggggttttggggacatAGGGTTTGGGGGACGTGGGTTTTTAGGGACGTGGGTTTTAGGGGCAGATTTTGATGGatatggggttttggggacgtggGGTTTTGGGACATAGATTTTGatggatgtggggttttggggacgtgggggtttggggacatggaaTAGTGATGGATTTGGCAGTTTTGGTCCATGGTTGGCctcgatgatgtgaaaggtcccttccgacctgggcaattctgtggttctctggggcagaagaagctgtttctgcagcggcccccagccaggcaggagtGTGTCTCCCCTCCTCGGCGTTGGCGGGGGCTGGATGATGGTCTCCGAAGGAGgcggaggagagggaagggtgtgGGTGAGGGCGTGGGAAAGGGGCCACGGGAAGGAGGGGGATGTGGGGTTTGGGGACGTTGGTTTTTGGGGACATGGGCTTTAGGGACATCGATTTGTTATGGATATGGGGTATTGGGGGACATGGGATTTTGAGGGACGTGGGTCTCTGGGGAATCCTCCAATGGTTGGGGCTCTCTTCGGAACCCAGATGCCATTTGTCCTTCCTCTCGTGGCGTGTCGACACTGAGGCTTTTCCCTGGGGAACGCTGGCTCCAAGGTGCCATCCCCGAGCCAGAGGTGGCGGATGGGCAGCCCCGGGGACAGGCGCGGGGCCACCAcagcccagggagaagagctgcctCGGGAACTAGCAGGAGAGACCCAGCGAACGCCGGCCCTtcctggcccccccccctccaaaaggAGGGCATTTCCCCCCAGAATGGTGGGGAATTCCCAGGAGAGGTTGTGAGCTCAGCCTCCAGCACCGCGCGGAGCCGAGGGGCGAGTTCCAGCCCGGCTCCCATGGAGCTCTCTCCCAAGGGGGACCCGTGACGAGCCTGCGCCAGCGTTTCCGTCCTGTGCCCCCCAtctctccccggccccctcctctcccaagaCGGTCTGTCCCAGTTGGCCActtccagcccccccgggggctccTTGGAGCAGCCTTTTTGGGGCGGTTCCGACCGCAGCCAGCGCCAAACCCCACTCCCGGACATCGGAGGAGCCCCCCGGCGGGGACGGAGCTGGGTCACAAATCCCTGGGGGATTCTCCGGGTTCCCGAGGCTCCTCCCCAACCCGCGATGCCCCAGAgaagggggtgggctgggggggggcggttcgGGAAGGCAGGTGGCCAGGCGTGGGGCTCCGAAATGGCCTGGGAACCCCCCAGAGGGCTGAgtccgtggggcaggagcccagaggTCCGGGCCGTCCCTCcacgctcctctcctgccccacaccacaggGAGAGGGGCCACGGAGGGGTGGCCACGCGCAGGCAGACGCGGAGCGAAGCTTTGCTGAAGGAGTTTATTGATGGCGAGAGGGCAACGGTCCGGGGCtcccgggggtcggggggggccatCCAGGGATGATCATCTCCTCGTGCCActtgggggggacgggacgaggGCGTCACCGCCAGTTCCAGTCCTGGAAGACAGAGCCCGGCGTGAGACCCCCCCGGTGTGTGCCAGGCCAGGAGAGCGGCCGCGTCCCCCCCGTCTCcccgcagagccctggggacggAGAAGGGACCCGGAGCCCCCCACGCacccagggcaggacctggctctcctgagccccccggggcacccccagccccttgcCCGGCGTGGCCTTACCCGGGGACACCCCGAAACCTCCCCaagccccgcccggcccccgcgggcatcctggggggcaccaGAGCCCCCCGctcggccgcggcggggccccgggcaGTCCGTGCAACCCCCCCCGGGTGTGGggactggcagggcagcagctgcgtCCCGCTGGCCCGGGACACGCGTCGCCACCATCCCCTCGTCGTCCCGCGGCCCCGGCAGTCCCGGCCCCGAGGGCTCGGGGACCCCCTGGGGCCCAGGACCCTCCGTGGGGCTGGAGCGGCCGGGACGTCACTCACCTAGGCCTCGGCCGCCTCAGCCATGCGTCTCTGGcgcgccagctccagcagcttctcagcccggggggcctggggagacgggggggggtcagggaggcgctgggaaagccctgggggggctgggggcaagtGGGCTCCCAGTGCGGGCATGGAGGGGgagtgggctcccagtgcagGCACTGGGGGGTAGTGGGGCCCCAGTGCAGGTactggggggggagtggggtcccagtggagatactggtgggagggggtgggttcCCAGCGCAGGTACTGGGGGGGTGAGTGGGTTCCCAGCGCAGATACTGGGGGGGTGAGTGAGGTCCCAGCGCAGATACTGATGGGAGGgtgtggggtcccagtgcagataGTGGGgggcgagtggggtcccagtgcaggtaCTGGGGGGCAAGTGGGGTCCCAGTGGAGATACTGGTGGGAGGAGGTGGGGTCCCTGTGCAGGTACTGGGGGGGCGAGTAGGGTCCCAGTGCAGacactgggagggagtggggtcccagtgcagacaCTGGAGAgtcgagtggggtcccagtgcaggtaCTGGGGCGCACTGGGATGCTCTGGAGCGCGGTGGCCGTGGGAGGGAGGGTCtgggggcagcagagctggctgtaccTACCGCAGCCCTCTTCACTCGCCCGAAGTCGATTGCCCCCTGTGGAGAGACCGTGGGGTCGCCCGGGTcactgggatgtccccagccccggcgagCAACGGGGGGACCGAGCGGCCCCCCCAGTTCTGCAGACTGGGCGCCCTCCCAGCCCACCCGCCGCTTACCCCGATGCAGTAACCTCCGCTTGCTTCGAAGGCCTGGGGAGAAAGCACagcgggggctggaggggaccatggtggggccgggggggacaacACAGGCTCCCCTCGGCCCCAAGGCTTCCCAGGAAAAGGCcttctgctgccccccagcaccatcgcTCCCCCAGGTTTCACCTCACACGAGGACCAGGGGTGAGGACGGAGATGAAGGGACCACGGGGAGTTCAGGAGCCCCAGAGaggacgggggcggggggtggtggggatgcaGCGATGGGACGTGGGGGCGGTCGGCAGGACCCCCgagggccggggctgggggctctggagggccgggggggcgtgggacggacaggagagggaaggaaccCAAGCGGAGGGGCCGTGGGGGCTCCGAGGTGGTggctggtgggggcagaggggggaggagagcggaggAGCACAACGAGGGGACGGCGTGGGGGGACGGCGGGgtcgggcaggggctgcagggacaccgctgccggggaaaggggggaaggCGAAGGGCTgagggggatgaggggaagaAAGACCTCGGCAGCAACGGAGAGGTGGGACACGGAGCGTGTCACCGGGGGGAGATGGCAGCGGGGCCCAAAAGGACGGGACTCGGGGGTGCCAGGGGGGGATGGGACGGATGTGGGGGCGCCGAGATGAGAGGCCAAGCCAAGGGCTTTCGTGTCCCCCGCTGCGGCGGAGCCGGcgtcccccagcccggccccggcccgcggcCCTGGGGACCCACCTGGGCATCCTCCAGGGTGCAGAGCAGGACGGCgaagagcagggccaggctgagcaccgccaccttcatcttcctctgccgTGCGGAGAGtcccggctgcagctggggaaggtgaAGGGGCAGATTTATCCCCCCCGggactcctgctcctccctccctgctccgagAGCCCCCGCGGCAAAGCTGGCCTTGGCAGAGACACCGgccctggccaccagcccagccccggcacagagtcACCTCCGTCCTGGCACCGGTCCAGCGTGGGcatggggcagctgggcagggaaaggCCCCAGCACCAGGGGGCGGCTGGAAGGGGCGGCCGGAGCCTCCCGACAGCCGGACGCCCGACAGCCGTGACCCACTGCTCCATCATGAGACTGGCCTCCAACAGCCCCTAAAGCCAgaaccccccagctccccgtgtccctcacccccagacccacatctcctcacatctctcacccccagacccccatctccccacgtccctcacccccagacccccatctccccgtACCCCTCACCCCCAGACCAGCCTTTCCCTCCAGGGCCCCCCAGGGGTGACAGCACCCTCCAACCAGGGCTCTCAGGGCAGAAatacctctgcctcctccccagcccctcgggtaAAGGGGGGGCTGGAACCGGCCCCTCTTCTTCTGCACCGGGGACCCCGGGAGGAGGGAACGTGGGAGGGGGGAGGACGGCTGGGGGCAGGGGCCACGGGGCCGGCAGGAGACTGGGGCCTtcgggcactgggggacactggtgggtgctgggcgtgGAGAGGGGAAGGCTCGGCATGGGGGACGTGCTGGGGGGCGGCCgtgcccggctccagccccccccgTTCCCCAGGCTCCGTGGGACCCAAACCAGTGCCGTTCCCAGCCATGGCCCCCCCCGGCAGAGGGGActggcccctgccctggccctcgccccgccgccgcctggggaCACCCCGTCCCCCCTCATCCCCGGGGTcccccgggcagagccggccCCAAGAGCGGGtcccagcgccccggccccggtgTGGCGCTGGCTCCGCTCCCCGCTGGGGCTCGGCCACCGCTCGCCAAAGGCCCTCGTCCCCTCCGGTGTCCTcggcctctgctggccctggacGCAGCCGTTCAGAGGGACGCGATGAAGCCTCGGCTCATCCCCGGGCAGCCCCTCGGCGCTGATGGCGGGCACGGAGCCACCCCGGCGAGAGGAGGGACATCTGTCCCGCGGCACCTCTGACACCTGCCTGCGCCCCGTGGCACACAgggccctccagcccccccggggcttcCCCAGAGCCCGCTCGGGGGCAGAACGGCAGGGGCGACGGCAGCCGGGGCGCCCTCCAGCCCCCTCAGgagggcggtgctggggggagcggggagcagcgggtCCTGGGGCGCCCCAGCGCCGCGGTCCCTCCTTCCCCGGGGACAGGCCGGCGCCCAGAGGCGGGGgatctccctttcccccttccttccccctggctcctgccccagccacaacCGTCAGCGGGAGGTGTCCTGAGGCGCACCCCGGCcttgggggggggctgcccgcagccGAGCGCTGTCTGGGGCAGGGACCGAGGGGTTTTGTCCCCTTGCGAATATGGCCGTGGGTCACTTCTCCTACCCCGTGAAGAGcgcacagcccaggagccctcgGGGCTctcctgcgcggcggcgcctgtGCCCCAGGATCTCCCCTGGAGCGGGGACGCTCGCTTGAGGTTCTGCTCCTCGGGGCCGGCAGATTCCTCACCGCAAGAGGCTCTCGGTGGCGTGCTAAACCCTGAAGTCTTGGCTAAGTGACGTAAGGGTTGATGGCGTGGCTATAATCCCTTAGACGTGAACCCTTGGCCAAGCCTGGGGCtcggattggatccagctgcaccttgactcctctcggagaaggagttcgGAAAGCTGGGGGGTCCTTAccgagccccgggacccaacgggagggtctccctcgCGGCTCGCCTGGCCCTGTCCCCCGTGCGGTAAATAACCGGGTGCCCCTTGCCATCGAATCCCGTAAAACACTGTCGCCTTCACTGCTGGCTTTGGTAAATGGTGTTTGCTGTTCATCACTATTTCGCTGCTGCTCTCTTACGAGTGAAGCTAATCCCTACGCCGGCGACGGGGCGGCGCTGGGGGAGCAGCCggacagccgggggggctgctctCCTTGGGGGAGCCCGGGGGTCCGAGCAGCCGGGGTGATagagctgcctccccaggggcgccgcgtcctcttccctctcccccgcCTGCCCCGCACTGGGCCTGGATCTCCAGCCTGGtttccttcacccccagcccgacCACCGCCACCCCgggggccctgggcagccccctcggGGCGCTGTGGGGTAGGGACAGCGTGGGGCTGGTCGTAAGCGGTGCGGGGCTCCGCTCCCAGCGAGGAGAGCCGCCGGGGGAAGCCGCACAAGCCGAGCCAGACCTTTTCCAGCAAGCCGGCGCCaatggagctgctctctgccattGTGACGCTCCCGCAATCGGCCCCGGCTGCTCTCTTCAAGGGCACAAGTGCCCCAAAGGGCAGAGGGAACGGCCGGGACCTCTCCCAACAGGGACGGCTTCAGGGCGGACATGGGCATTTTT includes:
- the LOC134509190 gene encoding transmembrane protein 107-like encodes the protein FGGALGLLGVEFVGFFSGVSMFRPGQSLFSLGAHVAAALGLALALLEDWDGGSFWLLFGLCSVPPAVTEALLLVSIPGCRRRAL